ATCGAGGTAAAGTCAAGATTAAATTTGCAGCTTGTTATCCCGAGATCCTCAAATGTTGACATTGACTATATCGTTTAGCATCTTGCTATGCATGGGAATTTGCAAAATCTGAAGATGGTAGAAATACCGTTGCACCTTCGTTAAGAGAGGGaactttgttcctttttttcttttaaccgTCCCAAATTTGATTGCAAGGCCTCGAAATAAGgctttcttttgatttattagCATGTCAACCCAGTTAGGCTCTCAGCATGTTCCTTGTAGAAGACGTCACAAGTGATTAATTGTTCCTCCAAAgttttccaaaattgattttttggtgGTAAAGAGCTTCATCGCATCCCTTCCTTTTTGGCAATCTTTGATAATTTGACTCAAGTATTCGGCCGACAATATATGATTCTGAATTCAATGAGAGAAGCACACACAGAAGTTTGGAGAGATTACAGGTTAAATTTTCGTAGTCTGAAATTTTCGTTACAAATGCATCTGTTTGAAACTAACTTAAGATTGCACAGTGGAATTGAGACACTAGTCCTTTTCAACGTCCAAGTGCAATACATGCAAAAAGAATTGAGTGTACTATGTAGTAACAACCATATAATCTACAGAAACCATACCGAATTTCAATGTTTCACGTCTTCATCTTGAATATGAGTTGCATAACAAAAACAAATGCAGCTTCCTGCCAACCACAATGCGGAAGAGGATGAGTAAAATTGATCGCGAACTAAAAAGTTTCTTGAAAGACATGGTGATCGCAAGAGAGAAGGCACTGAAGGAAGGAGGAGCAGAGGAGGAGGATATCTTGGGTTCTATACTAAAATCAAAtaggaaagaaattgaaaaatctggGCATCAAAATGGCATGAGTGTAGAAGATGTGGTTGAAGAGTGCAAAATTTTCTACCTATCTGGTCAGGATACCACTACTCTTTTCCTGACTTGGACTATGATTCTGTTGAGCAAGTATAAAAACTGGCAAGAAAGAGCAAGAGAGGAAGTTTTACAGGTTTTTGGCGACAAGAAACCTGATTTTGAGGGGTTGAGCCGGCTGAAAATGGTAAGGATTGTCTTCATATTGAATTGTGCTGTTTATCTTGATTTCAAGAAACATTACTGAACTGGAACTCATAGTTATGTAAATATGTTTCTGAAAAACAGAAAGCAGAAGAAAATCGTGACTAGTCAGACATGAAATTGCTTTTGCTGTTTTTACTAAAACAAATTCACATTAGAACAAAATTTAGAACAAGAGCTTTCCTTGCGGAATTATCTGATATGAGTACTGTTTGCTAGTGGCAAAAGTGATGAGAGATATGAATCCATAACTTCTCGTTCCAAGTCATGACATAGGCCACATGAATGTGTTCATGGACAAAAGTTTGGCTGACCTTTATTGGTTTGATGATATGCAGGTCAGCATGATACTAAACGAGGTGATCAGGTTATATGCACCTGTACCTATGACCCTCAGAACATTTTACAAGACAACCAAGTTGGGACATATACAAATACCTGCCGGAGTTCAGCTTTTCCTGCCGCTGCTTCTGATCCACCGTGATCAAGACAGATGGGGCGATGATGCCAATGAGTTCAATCCTGAGAGATTCTCTGCAGGGGCATCAACCGCAACCAAGAACGAGTTAGCATTTTTACCTTTCGGTTATGGTCCTAGAACTTGCATTGCAAGAAACTATGTACTCCTGGAAGCCAAAGCTGTCCTGGCCATGGTTCTGCAAAACTTCTCAATGGAGCTATCTCCATCTTACAAACATGCCCCGACTCCTGTGATCTCTCTTAAACCTCAATATGGAGCCCCCTTGGTCTTGACTCGAATCAAACCGAATTTGCCATTCCGTACTTGATCTGATCCTATGCTCATGTTCGCCTCCTTGTATCCATAAGATTTATGGCTGGCAATTTGTATTCACAAGTTAAATTAAGTAGTATGTATTTATGTCAAGTTATGCTATTGTGAAGTATTATATTGTTACTAAGCATGTTGAAAagcttttgtcttcttttttcggTAGCAAAAACGTACATGTCTTAAAATGTCAAtgtgtcttttttttatttatgatttgcCAATGTCTACTTGCATATTGTGTCAACTCGCGTCCAGAGTTATCACCAATGATATAGTTGTTCTGTTAACTGGagattctgaccaaaaaaagaaggaaaaaggagatgTAAAAATACATCTGATCAATGATCCCGTTATGACTAGAAAAGTTTATCTGAAGATGTAAAAGTCATCTTCTTAGAGGGTCTTGAGTTACGCTCTTTTCGGATAAGGCATTATCAAAATGAACCAAGTAAACAAAGTATGCAGAATATTCAGTGGGAGAAATTCACATGTGGGGCTACTTTGCAGTTCTATAATATTGTGGAGGTTGCCTGTTAGTCGCTCACGTCAAATACTTCTATATGTCTGGTAAGCCACCATCATAGGTCACTTTCTTTCTAAGACAACGTTGGCTgcagagatgagagagagagagagagagagagacttcagATTCAAGGGTaatgcaa
The nucleotide sequence above comes from Eucalyptus grandis isolate ANBG69807.140 chromosome 2, ASM1654582v1, whole genome shotgun sequence. Encoded proteins:
- the LOC104431256 gene encoding cytochrome P450 CYP72A219 codes for the protein MSPLAYPVVLSIVVTTFLTCAWQILWFLWLKPRKVERFLRQQGLNGTPYSLLFRDLREMVRMIKQARPITPFSNDIAPFAYPFVHHNMEKYGKLFFTWIGPRPVLNIMDSDMLKEIFSRIYEFEKPRLKAFGDVFLYGLLNIEGEKWAKHRKIMDPAFHLEKLKLVVTTTCSSCEEMMRTWEEQSVGGEVDVWPHLERLSSDVISRAVLGSSYEQAKHIFVLQKELMRLVIKARQFAWIPGSSFLPTTMRKRMSKIDRELKSFLKDMVIAREKALKEGGAEEEDILGSILKSNRKEIEKSGHQNGMSVEDVVEECKIFYLSGQDTTTLFLTWTMILLSKYKNWQERAREEVLQVFGDKKPDFEGLSRLKMVSMILNEVIRLYAPVPMTLRTFYKTTKLGHIQIPAGVQLFLPLLLIHRDQDRWGDDANEFNPERFSAGASTATKNELAFLPFGYGPRTCIARNYVLLEAKAVLAMVLQNFSMELSPSYKHAPTPVISLKPQYGAPLVLTRIKPNLPFRT